The Chanos chanos chromosome 9, fChaCha1.1, whole genome shotgun sequence genome includes the window aaaaaaaaaaccaactaaAAACTGCCATTAAAAAATTCTACAGCTGTGATTCTTTGCCAAATACCTTCTTACCACACACACTTGACACATCTTTTTTGGCTATCAGATTTATATTGGATACCATAATTATATCACTTAATTGAGATACTTGGCACACAATAGTCTAtatcatgggttttttttgaccCACTTGTAGCTCacttacttgtgtgtgtatctggtctGATAATGAATTCAgcagtggcacttatgcaacagtCAGCTCCTCAATGGTTCTCTAGTGAACTCCGACTCAAACCTTAGAGTGTGTAACAACGTGGCCTAGGTATTGAACAAGGAGCCTTCCTGGAAACTGGCGTCACATGAACTTGATCTCCTGCCAGATCAGTGTCCAATAGTATGCTAGCTCACTCCACAAGCAACAAGAAAACCACACCCACAGCTGCACCACCCTCCAGTGCCTTACATGTCAAGCAACACTTTGTCATGGAGCCAAGCCAAACTGTCTTTGTATGCACTCAAACAGAGCATATATTTGTAAGAATGTAGAGCATATATTTGTAAGAATGTAGATTCAAACACACCAGGGAGTCACTCCTGTACACATCATCTTTTCAAAGACATCTGGGAGAAGGTTTTGTGTTGGATCCATTAGCAGACACACTGATTCTGTCTCCACTAAGGTAGATTTTGCAGGCTCCAACACTTAGGTTTAATGTGACACTTAATACCTCACACAAACTAATAGAAATTCACTCTGCTGTGAGGCCGTCGACATTTGTTGGATGACCCACTGTCACCTGTCACCCCAAGGCCTGGACTGAACATGCACCTCAATTGATTTTCTCCTCTGAGTGTATGAGATTTGGCCCTCACTGCTTTGTGCATGAACTCAAACCGATCTTCATAAATACTGATATCATCCACATCCTATTCATTTTACAACATTTCGGTAACAGAGGAACTGTCTCTAAACTGTTTAAGCAGCTGTAACTAATGTACGTTTTCAGAGGTATAAGATTCACCTGCTTATACCCATCAATCAAATGCAGGCTAAATTAATAAAAGCGTTTTAGGTTTTAGGATGGACATTACAAGCTAAAATAAATGCAAGATTCAAAACAGAATTGTGCGAGGTTTAGgtcagatgcaaaaaaaaaaaccttgctgCTGCGATTTTTCTTGCTACATGCACTGTTTTTAAAGTCATGACACACAGATGTATTTGTCAAAAATTAGTCAAAGCAACTGAAGACAAAAACCTGTGATCCCTGGCTGGATACTGATGTAAGAAAAATATGTGGTGTAAAATATGAATGGGACAACCTTCTCCATTGCTTTTACTCTAAACACCATCACAGAGGTTACTGAGTGGTGAGCTAATTTAGATGTTTATACTTTGAAAGTTTAAATTACTGTTACTGCAACATACTTGACTAAACAGTGAGATTTAATGTCACTTGCCGTCTGCTTgcttttttggttgtttttccccttttaatAGTGTGATTGCCAGAatagttgtatttttttctgcaaaCTGTGAACAGAACTGGGACACACTGTGCTGAAATTGTCATGGTCTGTTAAACACCTCTAGTCTCATCTAAGAGACCTATTGGGGAAAAATTACATAAATAAGTTTTGAATGCATTCCAACACATTCCCTGTATGCTACTGAGTGTACATAACCCACGGGTGATTCATTTCGtctgaatgtgatgaatgtctCCATCACAGGCGAGTATACAGAAAAACCCGCTCCAGCAGAGGGACATTGTGAGGAAACAATTTCATTGACTGTCCTGTGGGTGTCGCAGTGTACAGTATTTGCAGTGATACCTATCAGACATGACGCCATTCCTCTTGAAGGCGGAAGTAAGAGCGTCAACAACTCACACAGTAATGTGAGTGACATAACTGAAGCAACCAGGAACTGAACACATCAGAAGAGGTTTTTTGGTGTACCTGTAGCCTAAAAGATTAACATGTCTGTATTCGGGAAGTTATTTGGTAGTGGGGGGAAAGGAGGAAAAGCCCCCAATCCACAAGAGGCGATTCAGAAACTCcgagagacagaggagatgtTAATGAAGAAACAAGAATTTCTAGAGAAAAAGATAGAGCAGGAACTCATTGTAGCAAAGAAAAATGGCACGAAAAACAAACGAGGTAAGCTTtcagaataaaaacatttaaatgaaaatgacgTATATATCTGAACACTGCCACCCCTCAACTTAAAATGTGAGAACTGATCACTGTTTCAAACGCTTAGATGTCCCCGTGGTTTTGGTGGTTAGCTTGCTATTCTGTTAGCTATGGAAATAGTTACTGAGCCGTAAGATAAGACACAGCTTGTTAGCCAAGGTGAATTAATTGTCTGTCAGTCAAAGGTGTCACAACCATAAAGTTACTGATTTCGTAGACTTTAGTGAAAAAGACCCTTCATCCAGTTTCAGGATCACAGGAAGGTGTTACATATTTAATCGTATACTGATTCGGAAAAATGTCTATACAGATGTCAGCGAAACGCGGAAGTTGGCcaagtgtcattttaatgaactAGTACACAGCGCTGCCTTGGCTTCGTCTCTTCACGTTATTGAGTCGTAGCCTACTTTCACGTGACAAGACAGCTGGGAAAATTAAGCTTGCTATACTGCAGTGGGTTCTCATACTTATCCTGGGTCGACCACCTTCAAACGCAGTTCTCTAAGCTGAAAGTTAAATGATAGTGGAACAAAACATGAGAGACTTGTCAAGCAAGACGTGTCAACCAAGACTTGCTAATAACAACTACCTGTTGGCTTGTTCACTTTTCACAAGATTAGAAATCTGTTtcaaaacttttgttttctctgctttttctccAGCCGCCCTACAGGCTCTGAAGAGGAAGAAACGCTATGAAAAGCAACTGACCCAAATCGACGGTACTCTTTCCACCATCGAGTTTCAGCGTGAGGCTCTGGAGAATGccaacaccaacactgaggTGCTGAAGAACATGGGCTTCGCTGCCAAGGCCATGAAGAATGCCCACCAAAACATGTAGGGGACTGACTTGGCCCCGTGCCACCCCTCGTTCGTTTAATGTCCTCTGTTCATTCTAAAAATTTCACTGATGCTAAAACTTTTATTATCCCCTGATTTATATCCTCAGGGACATTGATAAAGTCGACGACCTCATGCAGGACATCACTGAACAGCAGGAGCTAGCCCAGGAGATTTCAGACGCCATCTCTAAACCTGTTGGCTTCGGGGAAGATTATGACGAGGTATGGGGACAGAATGCTGTGTGCTTTAGACACATGTGTATTCATGTTTGAATATATTTTCAGCACCTTGTATGTTTTACGAACTTTTAATCTCCTGAATAAGTAGTTTCAATCTCAAACAGTTATGTTTATTGTTGTAATTCGTGTTTATTTAGTATCTACCCATGATCTGTTCCACTGAGagcatgaatatttatttgGTCTGCTTCCAGGATGAGCTGCTGGCTGAGCTAGAAGAATTGGAACAAGAGGAACTAGACAAAAACCTGCTGGAGATCGGAGGCACAGAAAATGTCCCATTGCCCAATGTGCCTGCAAATCCATTACCCTCAAAAACAGGTCTGAACAACCTCTGGGCTTCATACAAGAGCAGCAGCGTGAACAGTAGAGTGTTACTACAGAGTTATTAATACAGCGTCGAATCAACCACAACAAACGCTATACTGGCACCTCAACCAGTtaacctctttttttaaaaacatgacgCTGAGCCGGTCCACTCTGTACTCAAACAAAAGAGTGGTATCAGAAAAACCATAATAAAGTCatgataaaataatatatataattatgtagtgtaatatatattataaaacCAAGTATTTATTATAAAAACTCCTGTGTAACCCTCACAACCCTCCTCTTTTCTATTTCCTTTCTCCAGccaagaagagagaggaagaggatgaagatgaCATGGAGGAGCTTAAGGCTTGGGCTTTGTGAATTCAACAGCAAAAATCCACTATggacagaaaagacaggacTTTCTGATTTCTCTTTATAATGTGATGTTCAGACAGATCTGAACATGCTCTGAAAGTTGACACTACAAAATCACATTCTCAAAAAGCCTGTTGAAATCAGCAAGTCCAAGTGGCCCAACAGACAGGAACAGAGCTACTGCTGGAATAGGCAGGGCAGGGTAGGGGCGTGGTGTAAAATAAtctctcaaaatgaaaaatcaacCTGTCTCTAAttcagtgatatatatatatatatatatatatatatatatacacacacacacacataaatatataaatatatatattggaGTTGGCttttttgaaagatttttttaaatctgatgCTGGAACAAGCTACTCAGTCTatccacttctttttttctctctctttttttctttagtaaGCTGCAAACAGTGAACATCTATGTCCCTGCTAACCATTATCTCTTTTCATGGTCCAGGGTTGTAACACTTAAAACTGTATGCATATCTCCTCTGAGTTCTCTGCTATAATAGAGAATACCCTGCTATAATAGAGAATACCCTGCTCAAGAAGACCTGACCTCATTTGTACTATGTAGTATTTGTCATACGttagttttgttcatttatgatTTTGGAAGGTACTCAGGTTCTGAACTTTCACAGTCTAAAACCAACAGTGTCTGGCTGGGACATGGGGACCACAGTCAGGGTTTCAGAGCTCTGACTGAAAATTAGTATAAATattgaatttcattttgtttttttcagaattaTCACTTTCTCCACTgctgaaatttaaaatgatttattgagAGAGGCCTTGTTTTTCCTGACTGTTGTTAGGATCTTAGTGTGTGTTGAGGCCAAATAACTTTAATGAAGTCTTGGCACAAATTGAGCTGAAGTAAGAGTTTGAGTTAAAGAATATTCTGAGTCTATAGATTATTTTTAAGCTTTTAGAATATTCTGGCTGTCATGCTTCAGCTGCCTGTATATCTTTCCATGTGAATGAATATCAACTCAATATAATTATGCTTAAAAACAGCTGAGAGTTTTAATCACAGAAAGAGCTTAAAGTTTGTAATGTTTATGGttgataaataaatgagaaaaggaatataatgaaatatatatatacatttttgttCCAAAGTAGATACATACCTGTTGTAAATTTTCTACATAAACAGTATGGGATACAAAGCATAgcatgtgtacatttgtatCTGAGTTATTAGTAAGGGACctttatttgaaatatatgaTTATTTGGCTATATCTTTTTctggtgctgtttgttttactaCGCAGTTcaaacagatatatatatatatgtgtgtgtgtgtatatatatg containing:
- the chmp4bb gene encoding charged multivesicular body protein 4c isoform X2; amino-acid sequence: MSVFGKLFGSGGKGGKAPNPQEAIQKLRETEEMLMKKQEFLEKKIEQELIVAKKNGTKNKRAALQALKRKKRYEKQLTQIDGTLSTIEFQREALENANTNTEVLKNMGFAAKAMKNAHQNMDIDKVDDLMQDITEQQELAQEISDAISKPVGFGEDYDEDELLAELEELEQEELDKNLLEIGGTENVPLPNVPANPLPSKTAKKREEEDEDDMEELKAWAL
- the chmp4bb gene encoding charged multivesicular body protein 4c isoform X1, translated to MSVFGKLFGSGGKGGKAPNPQEAIQKLRETEEMLMKKQEFLEKKIEQELIVAKKNGTKNKRAALQALKRKKRYEKQLTQIDGTLSTIEFQREALENANTNTEVLKNMGFAAKAMKNAHQNMDIDKVDDLMQDITEQQELAQEISDAISKPVGFGEDYDEDELLAELEELEQEELDKNLLEIGGTENVPLPNVPANPLPSKTGLNNLWASYKSSSVNSRREEEDEDDMEELKAWAL